In a single window of the Desulfovibrio aminophilus DSM 12254 genome:
- a CDS encoding sulfite exporter TauE/SafE family protein: protein MKRNAKWICALAGAALVVLTAAALAWASSDGGDVAAQVAAATGNGSNLPWWAWPIILLFFCFVLGIIAVLAGVGGGVLFVPLVSGFFPFHLDFVRGTGLLVALAGALAAGPGLLRRNLASLRLALPVALIASSCAIVGAFLGLALPTNVVQLCLGGTIMFIAILLLTSKNVVRPVVTKQDALGLALGMSGAYTEASTGEVIEWKTHRTLPGLLLFIVIGVMAGMFGLGAGWANVPVLNLLMGAPLKVAVGTSKFLLSITDTSAAWVYLNKGCVIPLMAIPSIIGLMVGSFVGVRLLAKAKPKFIRYMVIGVLLFAGGKALLKGLGI from the coding sequence ATGAAACGCAACGCGAAATGGATCTGTGCGCTGGCGGGGGCCGCGCTGGTCGTCCTCACGGCCGCCGCGCTGGCCTGGGCCTCCTCGGACGGCGGCGACGTGGCCGCCCAGGTGGCCGCCGCCACGGGCAACGGCTCGAACCTTCCCTGGTGGGCCTGGCCCATCATTCTGCTGTTCTTCTGTTTCGTGCTCGGCATCATCGCCGTGCTCGCGGGCGTGGGCGGGGGCGTGCTCTTCGTGCCCCTGGTCAGCGGATTCTTTCCCTTCCACCTGGACTTCGTGCGCGGAACCGGCCTGCTCGTGGCACTGGCCGGGGCACTGGCCGCCGGGCCGGGTCTGCTGCGCCGCAACCTGGCCAGTCTGCGCCTGGCCCTGCCCGTGGCCCTCATCGCCTCCAGTTGCGCCATCGTGGGCGCCTTCCTGGGCCTGGCCCTGCCCACCAACGTGGTCCAGCTCTGCCTGGGCGGCACGATCATGTTCATCGCCATCCTCCTGCTGACCTCCAAGAACGTGGTCCGCCCCGTGGTCACCAAGCAGGACGCTCTGGGTCTGGCCCTGGGCATGAGCGGGGCCTATACCGAGGCCTCCACCGGCGAAGTCATCGAATGGAAGACCCACCGGACCCTGCCCGGCCTGCTCCTGTTCATCGTCATCGGCGTCATGGCCGGCATGTTCGGCCTGGGCGCGGGCTGGGCCAACGTGCCCGTGCTCAACCTGCTCATGGGCGCGCCGCTCAAGGTGGCCGTGGGCACGAGCAAGTTCCTGCTCTCCATCACAGACACCTCGGCGGCCTGGGTCTACCTGAACAAGGGCTGCGTCATCCCGCTCATGGCCATTCCCTCGATCATCGGCCTCATGGTCGGCTCCTTCGTGGGCGTGCGGCTGCTGGCCAAGGCCAAGCCCAAATTCATCCGCTACATGGTCATCGGCGTGCTCCTCTTCGCCGGAGGCAAGGCCCTGCTCAAAGGCCTGGGTATCTAG
- a CDS encoding YifB family Mg chelatase-like AAA ATPase, translating to MRVAGSFEAPLGERKPIKRRGHKSSTMVMVGLAEGAVREAKERVFAALKNSGFRLPPSRITVNLAPADVRKEGSAYDLPLALGLLAASGAFPAERLEGFFFAGELSLTGELKPVEGVLPLAIRARDEGARGLVLPVANAAEAAVVKGLPVFGAESLGLTVAFLLGEAEIEPATLDIDTLWDKRRDFLLDYADVKGQEHAKRAIEIAAAGGHNLLFIGPPGSGKTMLAQRIPTVLPPLRFEEALEVTKIYSVAGQLPRDQALIVTRPFRSPHHTISDAGLVGGGTYPRPGEVSLSHRGVLFLDELPEFKKHALEVLRQPLEDGMVTISRAAVALTYPADIMLVAAMNPCQCGYLTDDRHPCTCTPQSVQRYRAKLSGPLLDRIDLQVEVPAVPYKDLKETRGSVDSATMRARIAKARSVQAERYGDSGPHINSELSGSALEKHCRLSRPEHDFLEQAVKKLGLSARAYTRVLRIARTIADLDGAETLAVNHLAEAINYRSMDRQGPA from the coding sequence ATGCGCGTGGCCGGGTCATTTGAAGCCCCCCTAGGTGAAAGGAAACCTATCAAGAGGCGTGGTCACAAATCAAGTACTATGGTCATGGTCGGACTCGCGGAAGGCGCGGTGCGCGAGGCCAAGGAACGGGTCTTCGCCGCGCTCAAGAATTCCGGCTTCAGACTCCCGCCCTCGCGGATCACCGTGAATCTGGCCCCGGCCGACGTGCGCAAGGAGGGCAGCGCCTACGACCTGCCCCTGGCCCTGGGCCTGCTGGCCGCCTCGGGCGCGTTCCCGGCCGAGCGGCTGGAGGGTTTCTTCTTCGCCGGGGAACTGTCGCTCACGGGCGAACTCAAGCCCGTGGAGGGCGTCCTGCCCCTGGCCATCCGGGCCCGCGACGAGGGCGCACGTGGCTTGGTCCTGCCCGTCGCCAACGCGGCCGAGGCCGCCGTGGTCAAGGGTCTGCCGGTGTTCGGGGCCGAGAGCCTCGGGCTGACGGTGGCCTTTCTCCTGGGCGAGGCCGAAATCGAGCCCGCGACTCTGGACATCGACACCCTCTGGGACAAGCGCCGCGACTTCCTCCTGGACTACGCCGACGTGAAGGGCCAGGAGCACGCCAAGCGGGCCATCGAGATCGCGGCCGCCGGCGGCCACAATCTCCTGTTCATCGGTCCGCCCGGCAGCGGCAAGACCATGCTGGCCCAGCGCATCCCCACGGTGCTCCCGCCGCTCAGGTTCGAGGAGGCGCTGGAGGTGACGAAGATCTACTCCGTGGCCGGGCAGCTCCCGCGCGACCAGGCCCTGATCGTGACCCGGCCCTTCCGCTCGCCGCACCACACCATTTCCGACGCCGGACTGGTGGGCGGCGGCACCTATCCCCGGCCGGGCGAGGTCTCCCTGTCCCACCGGGGCGTGCTCTTCCTGGACGAGCTGCCGGAGTTCAAGAAGCACGCCCTGGAGGTGCTGCGCCAGCCGCTGGAGGACGGGATGGTGACCATCTCGCGCGCGGCCGTGGCCCTGACCTACCCGGCGGACATCATGCTCGTGGCGGCCATGAACCCCTGCCAGTGCGGCTACCTCACCGACGACCGCCACCCCTGCACCTGCACGCCCCAGTCCGTGCAGCGCTACCGGGCCAAGCTCTCCGGCCCGCTGCTGGACCGCATCGACCTCCAGGTGGAGGTTCCGGCCGTGCCCTACAAGGATTTGAAGGAAACGCGCGGCAGCGTGGACTCGGCCACCATGCGGGCGCGCATCGCCAAGGCCCGGTCCGTGCAGGCCGAACGCTACGGCGACAGCGGGCCGCACATCAATTCCGAGCTTTCGGGCTCGGCCCTGGAAAAGCACTGCCGCCTGTCCCGGCCGGAGCACGACTTCCTGGAGCAGGCGGTGAAGAAGCTCGGGCTCTCGGCCCGGGCCTACACGCGGGTGCTGCGCATCGCCCGGACCATCGCGGACCTGGACGGCGCGGAGACCCTGGCCGTGAACCACCTGGCCGAGGCCATCAACTACCGGAGCATGGACCGCCAGGGCCCGGCGTGA
- a CDS encoding sigma-54 interaction domain-containing protein → MKVEKKKGVVEIGKKLPQATNDTVVLELGGEEGVGSFVFRSRAMRDVYQLATQVAGSDASILVYGESGTGKELFARLVHRLSDRRNRPFVPVNCGVLRGELFADKFFGHEPGAFTGAQRQRKGSFELAEDGTLFLDEVGEIPPPNQVDFLRVLEEKNFKRLGGERDLPFGARIVAATNRLLPDMVARGEFRADLFYRLNVVPVSLPPLRERTDDIADLAEYFLAVFRHRYHKHGLRLDPDTVRAMAAYPWPGNVRELRNLTERLVLLCPEDVIRPAHLPLEMRLGGGLPEVEAGPADTRLEVAVREAEVRAILRAWRQSGGSKARTAELLAVSPRTLRYKLAEYALKLGF, encoded by the coding sequence GTGAAAGTCGAGAAAAAGAAGGGTGTTGTCGAGATCGGCAAAAAATTGCCGCAGGCGACGAACGACACCGTGGTCCTGGAACTCGGGGGCGAGGAGGGCGTGGGCAGCTTCGTCTTCCGCTCCCGGGCCATGCGCGACGTCTACCAGTTGGCCACCCAGGTGGCGGGCTCGGACGCCTCCATCCTGGTCTACGGAGAGTCCGGCACGGGCAAGGAACTGTTCGCCAGGCTGGTGCATCGCCTTTCGGACCGCCGCAACCGGCCCTTCGTGCCGGTGAACTGCGGTGTGCTTCGGGGCGAGCTGTTCGCGGACAAGTTCTTCGGCCACGAGCCCGGGGCCTTCACCGGGGCCCAGCGCCAGCGCAAGGGCAGCTTCGAACTGGCCGAGGACGGCACCCTGTTCCTGGACGAGGTGGGCGAGATTCCGCCGCCCAACCAAGTGGATTTCTTGCGCGTGCTGGAGGAGAAGAATTTCAAGCGCCTGGGCGGCGAGCGCGACCTGCCGTTCGGCGCGCGCATCGTGGCCGCCACCAACCGCCTGTTGCCGGACATGGTGGCCCGGGGCGAGTTCCGCGCCGACCTCTTCTACCGTCTGAACGTGGTGCCCGTGTCCCTGCCGCCCTTGCGCGAACGCACGGACGACATCGCGGACCTGGCCGAATACTTCCTGGCCGTGTTCCGCCACCGCTACCACAAGCACGGCCTGCGCCTGGACCCGGACACGGTCCGCGCCATGGCCGCCTATCCCTGGCCGGGCAACGTCCGCGAACTGCGCAACCTCACCGAGCGGCTCGTGCTCCTGTGCCCGGAGGACGTCATCCGGCCCGCGCACCTGCCCCTGGAGATGCGCCTGGGCGGTGGATTGCCCGAGGTCGAGGCGGGCCCGGCGGACACGCGCCTGGAAGTCGCCGTGCGCGAGGCCGAGGTACGGGCCATTCTACGGGCCTGGAGACAGTCGGGAGGCAGCAAGGCCCGCACCGCAGAGCTGTTGGCGGTGAGTCCGCGCACCCTGCGCTACAAGCTGGCCGAGTACGCGCTCAAGTTGGGATTCTAG
- a CDS encoding sigma-54 interaction domain-containing protein: MKTRMAALFASERPDLPALLDDLPVGVAVLDGEGRVRFLNKTLESLTGFAREDVRGLPCRHVLRSRACVQGCPWARSEGEGGSLETDLINRHRRRIAVRLTPVLLRDAEGRELARLEIIEDLTPIKEMEDRLSQAAGPGQMVGRSQAMEKLLRLVPVIAQSDSPVLITGETGTGKDLLAEAVHRASPRSREPFVRFSCGPMPEELLEADLFGRRGSGGEGRPGRFQQAHNGTLYLSEIADLPVQQQARLVRCLDERAILPVGADKPVRVNVRLIASTNADPEALIRSGRLREDLFHRLAAVRLHLPPLRQRGEDVSFLLQHFLGVYAARFKKSIVGFSPKALRLLSAYSFPGNVRELKNIVEFAAMVCSGETILPAHLPAHLPGAHDAAEPAPKTARKTGRKAKG, encoded by the coding sequence GTGAAAACGCGGATGGCAGCCTTGTTCGCCTCGGAGCGCCCGGACCTTCCCGCCCTGTTGGACGACCTGCCCGTGGGCGTGGCCGTCCTGGACGGCGAAGGCCGGGTGCGGTTCCTGAACAAGACCCTGGAGTCGCTCACCGGGTTCGCCCGCGAGGACGTGCGGGGCCTGCCCTGCCGCCATGTGCTGCGTTCTCGGGCCTGCGTCCAGGGTTGTCCCTGGGCGCGCTCCGAAGGCGAGGGCGGAAGCCTGGAGACGGACCTCATCAATCGCCACCGCCGCCGCATCGCCGTCCGCCTGACCCCGGTGCTTCTGCGCGACGCCGAGGGCCGCGAACTGGCCCGGCTGGAGATCATCGAGGATCTGACCCCGATCAAGGAGATGGAGGATCGCCTGTCCCAGGCCGCCGGGCCGGGCCAGATGGTCGGCCGCAGCCAGGCCATGGAAAAGCTCCTGCGCCTGGTTCCGGTCATCGCCCAAAGCGATTCGCCCGTGCTCATCACCGGCGAGACCGGCACGGGCAAGGATCTCCTGGCCGAGGCCGTGCACCGGGCCTCGCCCCGCTCACGCGAACCCTTCGTGCGCTTCAGTTGCGGGCCCATGCCCGAGGAACTGCTGGAGGCCGACCTCTTCGGGCGGCGCGGCTCCGGCGGCGAGGGCCGCCCGGGACGCTTCCAGCAGGCCCACAACGGCACCCTCTACCTCTCCGAGATCGCCGACCTGCCGGTGCAACAGCAGGCCCGGCTGGTGCGCTGTCTGGACGAGCGGGCCATCCTGCCCGTGGGCGCGGACAAGCCCGTACGGGTCAACGTCCGGCTCATCGCCTCGACCAACGCCGACCCTGAGGCCCTGATCCGCTCCGGACGGCTGCGCGAGGATCTCTTCCACCGCCTGGCGGCGGTCCGCCTGCACCTGCCGCCCCTGCGCCAACGCGGGGAGGACGTGAGCTTCCTGCTCCAGCACTTCCTGGGCGTCTACGCCGCGCGCTTCAAGAAGAGCATCGTCGGCTTCTCGCCCAAGGCCCTGCGTCTGCTCTCGGCCTACTCCTTCCCGGGCAACGTCCGGGAGCTGAAGAACATCGTGGAGTTCGCGGCCATGGTCTGCTCCGGCGAAACCATCCTGCCCGCGCACCTGCCCGCCCACCTGCCCGGGGCCCACGACGCCGCCGAACCCGCGCCCAAGACCGCGCGCAAGACAGGCCGCAAGGCCAAGGGCTAG
- a CDS encoding NifB/NifX family molybdenum-iron cluster-binding protein yields MDKKILIALRGDEVAPRFDLATEALMVTLTDQGEIVDRKSLLLAHASGDDLCDLALGRDASGVVCGAIEEEYYHYLRWKRVDVLDSVAGPVEDVLRALADGTLRAGDVLFPRET; encoded by the coding sequence GTGGACAAGAAGATCCTCATCGCCCTGCGAGGGGACGAGGTGGCCCCCCGCTTCGATCTGGCCACCGAGGCCCTCATGGTGACCCTCACGGACCAGGGCGAAATCGTGGACCGCAAGAGCCTGCTCCTGGCCCACGCCTCCGGCGACGACCTCTGCGATCTGGCCCTGGGGCGGGACGCCTCGGGCGTGGTCTGCGGGGCCATCGAAGAGGAATACTACCACTACCTGCGCTGGAAGCGCGTGGACGTGCTGGACTCGGTGGCCGGGCCCGTGGAGGACGTGCTCCGGGCCCTGGCCGACGGAACGCTGCGCGCGGGCGACGTGCTCTTTCCGCGGGAGACCTGA
- a CDS encoding OmpA family protein encodes MIRRAARLLVLLSLCCAPAALAGKYDQDVPGSKDIPGLPRYEGSVILGYKLDQYDEAALPLGKWVNASAGWEKSEKVEGRRTRILYLAPPDRSSLEVMRNYKTALQKLGYQTRFECSDEAECGRSVGNAYFNSAARNRLGGKQVVEYAFSLAVEDPRLLTARLDKDGAISDVFVFAARQDNAADSAAGRRVAVFVQEVLSGSMENKMVLVDAGEMGKSLDERGRVALYGVLFDFDRSEVKPESRPQLEEMAKLLKAKPGLKVYIVGHTDNQGGLDYNLKLSHRRAEAVAAALAKDFGVASGRMSAKGLANLAPVASNASEEGRAKNRRVELVEQ; translated from the coding sequence ATGATCCGCCGCGCCGCCCGCCTCCTCGTCCTGCTCTCCCTCTGCTGCGCCCCGGCCGCCCTGGCCGGAAAGTACGACCAGGACGTTCCCGGCTCCAAGGACATCCCCGGCCTGCCGCGCTACGAGGGCTCGGTGATCCTGGGCTACAAGCTGGACCAGTACGACGAGGCCGCCCTGCCCCTGGGCAAGTGGGTCAACGCCTCGGCCGGCTGGGAGAAATCCGAGAAGGTGGAGGGCCGCCGCACGCGCATCCTCTACCTGGCCCCGCCGGACCGCAGCTCCCTGGAGGTCATGCGCAACTACAAGACCGCCCTGCAGAAGCTCGGCTACCAGACGCGCTTCGAGTGCTCGGACGAGGCCGAGTGCGGCCGGTCCGTGGGCAACGCCTACTTCAACTCCGCGGCCCGCAACCGTCTCGGCGGCAAGCAGGTGGTGGAGTACGCCTTCTCCCTGGCCGTGGAGGATCCGCGCCTGCTCACGGCCCGGCTGGACAAGGACGGCGCGATCTCCGACGTGTTCGTCTTCGCCGCGCGCCAGGACAACGCCGCCGACAGCGCGGCCGGGCGGCGCGTGGCCGTGTTCGTGCAGGAGGTGCTCTCCGGGAGCATGGAGAACAAGATGGTCCTGGTGGACGCCGGGGAGATGGGCAAGAGCCTGGACGAGCGCGGCCGGGTGGCGCTCTACGGCGTGCTCTTCGACTTCGACCGCTCGGAGGTCAAACCCGAGTCCCGACCGCAGCTGGAGGAGATGGCCAAACTCCTCAAGGCCAAGCCCGGGCTCAAGGTCTACATCGTGGGCCACACCGACAACCAGGGCGGCCTGGACTACAACCTGAAGCTCTCCCATCGCCGCGCCGAGGCCGTGGCCGCCGCCCTGGCCAAGGACTTCGGGGTCGCCTCCGGCCGCATGTCGGCCAAGGGCCTGGCCAACCTGGCCCCGGTGGCCTCCAACGCCTCGGAGGAGGGCCGGGCCAAGAACCGCCGCGTGGAGCTGGTCGAGCAGTAG
- a CDS encoding lysozyme inhibitor LprI family protein: MNRSILLSLVVLLGLAAGARAASFPCEDAANDVEVLVCGDYRLSVLDEQLDAVYRVALKAKVPDLTEEQKDWLEQVRDRCPDAEGLALAYRERIAALVKAAKTARRKLSDFDFPLLTPGKAKTVCGIIAERAKAGTLRSLEAQGRDLTQEERARFEPDVSSPTRMTTLRDRFNGRDQGFLTANSGGSCNTSWIVALDDRGRPLDTDQGGDPSDFGTADFVLTVKGEPYVVRADAGLRRPTLVRGLREGALAPLCGLETSGDRGIVTKSGDDAACRAALAGKLRPLDWEPLDFCVTAENRDKNVCKGGLWERSAVAKADLDGDGKPELLGRVGRSWTGGCGGVLETLVLLSPETLEIIDEAYGGADSPINNGITAKEVFLLDGAPRIAVRFDRSEEYYGLKDGAYQKECVLEHFPAEVKVRSLLAD; encoded by the coding sequence ATGAACAGAAGCATCCTCCTCTCCCTCGTGGTGCTCCTCGGCCTGGCGGCCGGGGCGCGGGCGGCGAGTTTTCCCTGCGAGGACGCCGCCAACGACGTGGAAGTCCTGGTCTGCGGCGACTACCGGCTCTCGGTGCTCGACGAGCAGTTGGACGCCGTGTACCGCGTGGCCCTCAAGGCCAAGGTTCCCGATCTGACGGAGGAGCAGAAGGACTGGCTGGAGCAGGTCCGCGACCGCTGCCCGGACGCCGAGGGCCTGGCCCTGGCCTATCGCGAACGCATCGCCGCGCTCGTCAAGGCGGCCAAGACCGCCAGGCGCAAACTCTCGGACTTCGACTTCCCCCTGCTCACCCCGGGCAAGGCCAAAACGGTCTGCGGGATCATCGCCGAACGGGCCAAGGCTGGAACCCTCCGGAGCCTGGAGGCCCAGGGCCGCGACCTCACCCAGGAGGAGCGGGCGCGCTTCGAGCCCGACGTCTCCTCGCCCACCCGGATGACCACGCTCCGCGACCGCTTCAACGGTCGGGACCAGGGCTTCCTGACGGCCAACTCCGGCGGCTCCTGCAACACATCCTGGATCGTGGCCCTGGACGACCGGGGCCGCCCCCTGGACACCGACCAGGGAGGCGATCCCTCGGATTTCGGCACCGCCGACTTCGTGCTGACCGTCAAAGGCGAACCCTACGTGGTTCGCGCCGACGCAGGGTTACGACGGCCGACGCTCGTACGCGGCCTGCGCGAGGGCGCGCTCGCGCCGCTCTGCGGCCTGGAAACTTCTGGGGACCGGGGGATCGTGACGAAATCCGGCGACGACGCGGCATGCCGCGCGGCCCTGGCCGGAAAGCTCCGCCCCCTGGACTGGGAGCCCCTGGACTTCTGCGTCACGGCCGAAAACCGGGACAAGAACGTCTGCAAGGGCGGCCTCTGGGAACGCTCCGCCGTGGCGAAGGCGGACCTGGACGGCGACGGCAAGCCGGAACTCCTGGGCCGGGTGGGCCGGAGCTGGACCGGCGGCTGCGGCGGCGTCCTGGAAACCCTGGTGCTGCTCAGCCCCGAAACCTTGGAAATCATCGACGAGGCCTATGGTGGGGCGGACTCGCCCATCAACAACGGCATCACGGCCAAGGAGGTCTTCCTCCTGGACGGCGCGCCGCGCATCGCCGTGCGCTTCGACCGCTCCGAGGAGTATTACGGCCTCAAGGACGGCGCGTACCAAAAGGAATGCGTCCTTGAGCACTTCCCGGCCGAGGTGAAGGTGAGATCGCTCCTCGCGGACTGA
- the murI gene encoding glutamate racemase, whose protein sequence is MTSENARRPIGVFDSGVGGLTVLKALRAVLPHEDFLYLGDTARLPYGTKSGATVTRYALQTTRQLVDRGVKLLVVACNTASSVALPDLESAYPGLPVIGVIEPGAQACCRNAPRGRIAVIATAGTVRNAAYQAAILRLRPEATIATRPCQLFVSLAEEGWTEGPLVEGIAARYLEPLMAEFPDHEPDCLVLGCTHFPVLAPAIRKVLPEEVRLIDSAATTAQCVAEELSGRGLLNPSPEPGAETFLATDDPERFARMGEIFLNRELPATDVTLVDL, encoded by the coding sequence ATGACCAGCGAGAATGCGCGCCGTCCCATCGGCGTTTTCGATTCCGGCGTCGGCGGGCTCACCGTGCTCAAGGCCCTGCGCGCGGTCCTGCCCCACGAAGATTTCCTCTACCTCGGCGACACGGCCCGCCTGCCCTACGGCACCAAGAGCGGGGCCACGGTCACGCGCTACGCCCTGCAAACCACGCGGCAGTTGGTCGACCGGGGCGTGAAGCTCCTGGTGGTGGCCTGCAACACGGCCTCCTCCGTGGCCCTGCCCGACCTGGAGAGCGCCTATCCCGGCCTGCCGGTCATCGGGGTCATCGAGCCCGGGGCCCAGGCCTGCTGCCGCAACGCCCCGCGCGGCCGCATCGCGGTCATCGCCACGGCCGGAACCGTGCGCAACGCGGCCTACCAGGCGGCCATCCTGCGCCTGCGGCCCGAGGCCACCATCGCCACCCGGCCCTGCCAGCTCTTCGTCTCCCTGGCCGAGGAAGGCTGGACCGAGGGTCCGCTGGTGGAGGGCATCGCGGCCCGCTACCTGGAGCCGCTGATGGCCGAGTTCCCGGACCACGAGCCGGATTGCCTGGTCCTCGGCTGCACTCACTTTCCGGTGTTGGCCCCGGCCATCCGCAAGGTGCTGCCGGAAGAGGTGCGGCTCATCGACTCGGCCGCGACCACGGCCCAGTGCGTGGCCGAGGAGTTGTCCGGGCGCGGGCTGCTCAATCCCTCCCCGGAACCCGGCGCGGAGACCTTCCTGGCCACCGACGACCCGGAACGCTTCGCACGCATGGGCGAGATATTCCTCAACAGGGAGCTTCCGGCCACGGACGTGACTCTGGTCGACCTCTAG
- a CDS encoding recombinase family protein: MTRPRAYSYLRFSTPEQAKGDSFRRQTKLAEDYAKRHGLVLDDELRFEDLGLSAFHGRHHRVGKLSEFLAAIHQGSVPEGSYLLIESLDRLTREAVVEAQLLFLNIVADGITIVTLADERVYSHDGLNSSPTDVIVSIALMIRANDESLTKSRRQRATWADMREKAAAALRPMTRWCPQWLKLSDDRTKYEVIEERAQVVRRIFQMALDGMSPYLTAKALNEEQVPHFQGKEWQTSYIVKILTNPAVLGIFTPHIDSREGGKRRRIPQTPIPDFYPSILDDTTYQRVQALRATKSPVHGRAAYKGVPNIFGGLATCPRCGKRMILTSRNAGVRYLVCNGARSGKGCSYHSLRYQEVEEHFPWQVGDIILDYPVDSSEEARLKALYGGYESELDKLREQIGRLLENIERAKAPAPTTMIERLRHYEHLKTQAERNLEETLQKLSAFTGPILRGKLQQLSAAAQELEEAIKEARASATPYVSADAPEPVLAARAKLNGALRQLTTQIELDWESNLGIIHWKSGGTSSFHLTAKGMFPES; encoded by the coding sequence ATGACCCGGCCACGCGCATATTCCTACCTACGTTTCTCCACTCCTGAGCAGGCTAAGGGAGATAGCTTTCGCCGTCAAACCAAGCTTGCCGAGGATTACGCCAAGAGACATGGGCTAGTGCTTGATGACGAGTTGCGCTTTGAAGACTTGGGCTTGTCCGCTTTTCATGGCCGCCATCATCGCGTTGGTAAGCTGAGTGAGTTCCTTGCCGCCATCCACCAAGGCTCAGTTCCAGAAGGAAGCTACCTACTCATTGAAAGCTTAGACCGCCTCACACGAGAAGCGGTAGTCGAAGCTCAATTACTCTTCCTCAACATAGTAGCTGACGGGATTACTATTGTCACCCTCGCCGATGAGCGGGTCTATTCGCATGACGGTTTAAATAGTAGCCCGACTGATGTAATTGTGTCCATTGCTCTCATGATTCGGGCGAATGATGAAAGCCTGACCAAATCTCGCCGCCAGAGAGCAACATGGGCAGACATGCGCGAGAAAGCTGCTGCTGCTCTTCGGCCTATGACCCGCTGGTGCCCTCAATGGCTCAAGCTATCCGATGACCGCACCAAGTATGAAGTTATTGAGGAACGCGCCCAGGTTGTCCGCCGAATTTTCCAAATGGCCCTTGATGGTATGTCGCCCTACCTGACAGCCAAAGCCCTAAATGAAGAGCAAGTGCCACACTTCCAAGGGAAAGAATGGCAAACATCTTACATCGTAAAAATACTCACCAACCCGGCAGTACTCGGCATATTCACGCCGCATATTGATAGCCGGGAAGGCGGCAAACGGCGTAGGATTCCCCAGACTCCAATCCCTGACTTCTATCCTTCGATTCTGGACGATACGACATACCAGCGGGTTCAGGCCCTCAGAGCCACCAAGAGCCCGGTACATGGCCGCGCAGCATACAAGGGTGTGCCCAACATTTTCGGCGGTCTTGCTACCTGCCCCCGTTGCGGGAAGCGAATGATTCTCACCTCCCGAAACGCCGGTGTGCGCTATCTCGTTTGCAACGGCGCTAGGAGCGGCAAAGGCTGTTCTTACCATTCTCTCCGATACCAAGAGGTTGAGGAACATTTCCCGTGGCAGGTTGGCGACATCATACTAGACTACCCTGTAGACTCTTCCGAAGAAGCACGCCTTAAAGCTCTTTATGGAGGCTATGAGTCAGAGCTTGATAAACTGAGAGAGCAAATTGGTCGCCTGCTTGAAAATATAGAGCGCGCAAAGGCTCCGGCTCCAACCACCATGATAGAACGCTTACGCCACTATGAGCACCTGAAAACCCAAGCTGAGCGTAATTTAGAAGAGACGTTACAGAAGCTTAGCGCCTTCACCGGGCCTATTCTCCGTGGGAAGCTCCAGCAATTAAGCGCCGCCGCTCAAGAGCTTGAAGAGGCCATTAAGGAAGCTCGGGCCTCAGCTACCCCCTACGTATCCGCTGATGCCCCAGAGCCGGTCCTAGCAGCACGAGCAAAGCTGAATGGGGCGCTAAGACAGCTCACAACTCAAATTGAGTTGGATTGGGAAAGCAACCTGGGCATTATTCACTGGAAGAGCGGAGGGACAAGCTCCTTTCACCTTACGGCAAAAGGGATGTTCCCGGAGAGTTGA